GTCCGACGACGCCACCGTCCCCGAACTCGTCCGGGCCTGGACCAGCGGCTGGGTGGTCTCCCGCGGCGCCGCCGACCCCGTCCCCGCGCCCTGGGGCTGGAGCATCGACGTCGGCCAGACCCGCCAGGTGTGGCGCCACGTGCTGCCCGAGCCCGCCGAGGAGCAGGTCCGCAGCCTCGCCGGGAGCACCACCGCCCCCTGGACGTGGCTCAAGGTGTTCGCCGAGGACGAGGAGGTCCTGCCCTGGATCGGCCGCGGCTGGCACCAGGACACCCCCGGGTACCTGATGACGCTCGCGCTGCGCCCCGAGCGGGCGGCCGCCCCGGCCGGCTACCGGATCACCACCTGGAGCCGGGGCGGCGCGATCCGGGCCCTGGTCCGCACCGCCGACGGCGCCTTCGCCGCCCGCGGCCAGATCGGCCTCGCCCCCGCCACCCCGCTCGGCGGCCGGGTCGACGCCCCGCTGCTCGCCGTCGCCGACCAGATCGAGACCGCCCCCGAGCACCGCCGCCGCGGCCTCGGCACCGTCCTGATGCGCACCCTGCAGAACGAGGCGCACGCGGCCGGCGCGCGCACCGCCGTGCTGGTCGGCACCACCGAGGGCCGCGCCCTCTACACCGGCCTCGGCTGGACGCTGCGCTCCCCGATGGTCAGCCTCTGGTACGACCCGGCGGCCCCCGCCGCCCGCCCGTCCGGCGGCTCCTGACGGCGGCTCCTGACGGCGGCTCCCGACCGCTGCGCCCGCCCTCCGGGCCCGGACATGCCGGTGCCCGCCGGGAGGGGCACTCCGGGCGGGCACCGGCCGGGGAAGCGGAAGCGGAAGCGGGCGGGACGGCGGGGCGGGAGGCTCAGGCCGCGATCAGCAGGCTCCGGCGGGGAGCGATCACCCGGCCGTCGGGCAGCAGCTCACCGGTGTCGTCGAACATCAGCACCCCGTTGCACAGCAGGCTCCAGCCCTGCTCGGGGTGGCGCGCGACCGGCACGGCCGCCTCGCGGTCAGCCGAATCGGCGGACGGACACTCGGTTCGGTGCTGGCACATCCTTGTACCTCGCTTCGCTGAAAATTTGCACCGGATCAGGTGTGAAACGGCGTCAGCCGGGTAGGACGATTGGTCCTCCACCCGACCGTCACCAGTGTCCGACTCCGCGGGCGCTCGCGCAGCCATTTGGTGACATGCGCCACAGAAGAGCGCGCGAGATCACCCGACCGGGCGGGAGACGAACGGATCCGCGCACGAACGGGCCATGTCGGCCTGATCCGATCGGATCAGGCCGACATGGCCCGTCGGGGTGGTGCGGAGCCTCCCGGCCGGTGCGTCGGCCGGTGCGTCGGCCGGGCCTGCGCGCCGGGTCAGCCGATCAGTGCGGTCGCCCGGGCGGCGGGGGAGCGCTCCAGCCGGGCCAGCAGCTCGGCGGCGGGCAGCGCCTGGTGCGCCGCCACCCCGAGCGGGGCGGGGGCCAGCGGGATCAGCAGATCCTCCCCGGGGCGGCCGCCGTGCAGCCACAGCGCCGAGGCGTAGTGCTCGGGCAGCGGCAGCAGCCGCGGCTCGTAGCGCACCGGCGCGCCGTGGGTGAGCTGCCAGGCCTGGCGCAGCGCCCGCACGGTGGAGTCCAGGAACGGGCCGGCGCTCAGGTGCGAGAACACCGGGCCGTCCGGGCCGTCGACCACCTCGGCGGCGGCCACCACCCCGTCCAGCCCGTCCTCGGTGAACTCGCCGACGGTCAGCGGCGGGTGCTCCGCCCCACCGGTGTCGGCGCCCGCACAGCCGCCGTGCCCGCAGGGCGCGGGCGCGGCCCGCTCGGGGGAGGTGTCGCGCAGCAGGAAGCGCCAGCCGGTGCACTCGGCCCCGGCCAGCCGGGAGGCGGGCCCGCTCGGGGCGGGACCGCCGAGGGCGTGGACGGGCAGCGCGAGCAGCGGTCGGGCGCGGCCGGCGCTATGGCGCAGGACGGCGGCCGAGGACGGCGGGAGCTCCGTCTCGGGGGCGAGGGCGCGGAGCGCGGCGCGCATCGCGCCGGCCGGGGGCTGGGGCAGGTGCAGGGTCATGGCTGGTCGCCTCTCCGTGCGTGATCGGCGTGCCGTTGCGGCATACCGGCATGGCGCCGACATGAGGTGAGGTGTCTGGCCGTGTCCGGTTGTGCATGGGCGCCGAGTGGGGTGGGCGGGTCGTCGACGAGAGCCCTCGGCATCGTGGGTGTCTCGGACGGCCCTGACCGGGCCTGAGCGGCGTGCGAATTCCATTCGAACAGGTGCGCAGGGTGACCTTCATATCACGTTCAGTTGCGCCGCACAAGTCGAGCCGTGACTGACGCACCGTCAGAAACCCCGTCTCGCGCGGGTGTTCGCATCGCGGGATATCGATCTTCGACCTGGGCATGATGCTGGGGCACTGTCGACCGAGGGGAGGGAAGGCACCCGTGGGCGAGAAGGTCGTGGCGACCAGGGCGGAGCTGGCCGACCGGCAGCTGTACCGCCGCAAGCTCCAGTCCTGTCTGGACGTGCTGGAGCGGATGCTCGGGGAGGAGCGGTTCGACCGCCCGAAGGCGATGATGGGCCTGGAGATCGAGCTGAACCTGGCCGACGAGCAGGGCCTGCCGGTGCTCGGCAACGACCGGGTGCTGGACGCGATCTCCTCCGCGGACTTCCAGACCGAGCTGGGCCGGTTCAACATCGAGGTCAACGTCGCCCCCCGCCGCCTGGGCGGGCACGTCTTCGAGGACCTGCGCGAGGAGCTGGACACCGCCCTGCGCTACGCCGACCGGCGGGCCGCCGAGGCGGGCGCCCGGATCGTGATGGTCGGCATCCTGCCCACCCTCGACCTGGAGCACGCCGGGCTGGACGCGATGAGCCGCAACGACCGCTACAGCCTGCTCAGCGACCAGATCCTGGCCGCCCGCGGCGAGGACATCGCGCTCGACATCGACGGCGTGGAGCGCCTGGCCGTCGACTCGGTCTCGATGGTCGCCGAGGCCGCCGCCACCTCGCTGCAACTGCACCTCCAGGTCACCCCGGCCCGGTTCGCCTCGGTGTGGAACGCGGCCCAGGCGATCTGCGGCGTGCAGCTCGCGCTCGGCGCCAACTCCCCGTTCCTGTTCGGCCGCGAGCTGTGGCGCGAGACCCGTCCGGTGCTGTTCCAGCAGGCCTGCGACACCCGTTCGGCCGAGCTCAAGGCCCAGGGCGTGCGCCCCATCACCTGGTTCGGGGAGCGCTGGGTCGACTCCGCGCTCGACCTGTTCGCCGAGAACCTGCGCTACTTCCCGGCGCTGCTGCCGATCTGCGACGACGAGGACCCGGTCAAGGTGCTCTCCTCCGGCGGCGTCCCCCGGCTCGGCGAGATGCGGCTGCACAACGGCACCATCTACCGCTGGAACCGCCCCGTGTACGACGTCGCCGACGGCGTCGCCCACCTGCGGGTGGAGAACCGCTGCCTGCCCGCCGGCCCGACCGTGGTCGACACCCTGGCCAACGCCGCCTTCTACTACGGCCTGGTCCGGGCCCTGGCCGAGCAGCCCCGCCCGATCTGGAGCCGGCTCCCCTTCGAACTGGCCGAGCAGAACTTCCGCAGCGGCGCCCGGCACGGCATCGACGCCGTCCAGTGGTGGCCCCGCACCGGCCGCGGCGCCCGCGGCCAGGTCGAGCTCCCCGCCACCGACCTGGTGCTGAACGAACTGCTGCCGCTGGCCCAGCAGGGCCTGGACGAGTGGGGCATCGAGGCCCGCGACCGGGACCGCTACCTCGGCATCATCGAGCAGCGCTGCCTGCGCCGCACCAACGGCGCCGCCTGGCAGGCCGCCACCGTGCACCGGCTGCGCGAGCACCACGGCCTCGGCCCGAACGAGGCGATCGCCGCCATGACCCGCCGCTACGTCGAGTGCATGCGCACCGGGGAGCCGGTGCACACCTGGCCGGTCGACTGACGCCCGTCCCGGCCACGGCGCTTCACCGGCGGCTCATCCTCCTGTGAAAGGATGATCGGCCCGGGGCGGCAGCAGGCCCCGGGCCGATCGTCCGCCCCCGGGAGACCCGTGACCACCGCCTCGGCCGAGCCCGCCACCACCCCCCAGACCCCCTCGCGCCGGCTGCTCGCCGTCGAACTCCTCATCGTCCTCGGCCTCTCCCTCGGCGCCAGCGGCATCAGCTCGCTGATCAGCTTCGTCGGCTCGCTCACCGAGTCCGCCGACCTCGGCAGCCAGGTCGCCACCCTCAACGCCTCCCGCGCCCCCGGCCGGCCCTGGCTCGACCTCGCCTGGCAGCTCTACTACGTCGCCCGCGGCCTGATGCCGGTCGTCCTGGTCGGCTACCTGCTGGTCCGCGAGGGCAGCTCGCTGCGGGCGCTCGGCTTCGACCTGCGCCACAAGCTCTCCGACCTCGGCCGCGGCGCCGTGGTCGCCGCCTGCATCGGCGGCTCCGGCCTCGCCCTCTACCTGGTCGCCCAGGCCGCCGACTTCAACCTCGCCGTCGCCCCCTCCGGCCTGCCCGACGTCTGGTGGCGGATCCCGGTCCTGACCGCCTCCGCCTGGCAGAACGCCGTCCTGGAGGAGGTCGTGGTGGTCGGCTACCTGCTGCGCCGGCTGAACCAGCTGGGCTGGGGCTGGCCCGCGGCGGTCGCCGCCAGCGCGGTGCTGCGCGGCTCCTACCACCTCTACCAGGGCATCGGCGGCCTGGTCGGCAACATGGTGATGGGCGTGGTCTTCTGCCTGCTCTACCGCCGCTGGCAGCGGGTCGGCCCGCTGGTCGCCGCGCACGCCCTGATCGACACCACCGCCTTCGTCGGTTACGCCCTGCTGGCCGGCCACGTCAGCTGGCTGCCCTGACCCCGCCCGCCCCCGGGCCCGCGCCCGCCCCCGGGCGGCCGCCCGCCCCCGCGGACCTGACGGCCCGTCATCGCGCGGCGGTAGGCTGGCTCCCGACGACCGCGGTACCGGGGTACGCACGACAGGGGATCACGACATGGACGGACTGTCCGGCCCGGCCGACGAGCGGGTGCGCTGGATCGGGGACGCGCTGCACAAGCTCACCGGCACCGAGCCGACCCTGGACCGCTCCCGCGCCGGCTGCACCCGCCTCTCGGTGCGGGTCACCGAGCAGCCCGACCGCACCCAGACGCTCGCCGTGCTGCGCATCCTGCGGCTCGGCGACCGCTTCGGCCACACCGAGACCGCCCGCTGGGAGCGGATCTGGGTCGAGGTCTGCGACCAGCCCGCCCAGCCCGCCGCCCCGCAGGTCCCTCCGGCCGCGCAGCCCTGACGCCCCGACGCCCTGACGCCCGCCCGGGGCCTCAGCAGGCCCACGGGTTCGGCCAGGCCCGGGACGGCGGCCGCCGCAGCACGCTGCGCCGCACCAGGTACGGCGGGATGCAGTCGTCCACCCAGGCGAACGGGCGGCCCTGCGCGTGCCGCAGGATCGGCGCCCACTTGGCGGCCGAGCACCTCCAGCGTGCGGATGTGTGCCGCTGACTGGAGAGCGGAGCCGTGGCGCGAAAGCCTGCGGGGCCGGTGCGGGACGTCGACCTGCTGCTGCGGAAGTCGCAGATCGTCCGGGGTCCGGCGATCCGGGACGTCCTGTCGCTGAAGATCCTGGACGTGCCGGGCAAGCGGCTGACCACGCCGCCGCTGGGGCTCAAGGTCACGAAGAAGCGCAAGCTGAAGCACAGCAAGGCGTGGCCGCTGATCGAAGGCATTCACGCGGAAGCGGCGGAGGGGGAGTCCAATCGGAAGATCGCCCTCGGCCTGACGGCTGACGGCTACCGGTCCACCCGGGGCGGGCCCTTCCGCTCGAACACGGTGGGGAGATCCTGCGGAACCCGGTGCGGGTGTTCGCCAAGGGGGTGGAGGGCATCCCGCAGGAGGTCTACGACAAGCACCGGCGGATCGCGGCGGGCTTCGGACGGCGCAAGAACCTGCCGACCGTGGACGGGCAGCGCGGCCCCCACGATCGCCGGCCGGCGTCGGGGCTGATGCGGTGCGACGGCGGGGGCCGGGACCCGAAGACGGGCCACACGGCGACGATGCACGGGCAGTCCTACCGGTTGCGGTCTGGACCTGCTCCAAGCCGGTCAACGGCCTGCGCACGGCTGTAGAGCGGGTGTTGGCAGCAGCGCGGCGGAAGAAGCCGACCACTGCCGACCCGCTGGACCTGGTGCTGCTGGCCGTCGCCGAAAGCCGGGTGAAACTCTCCCCGCCGGAAGAAACCGCGGAGGAAGTCGAAGCCCGCGGCCAACTCCGGCCGGCCGAGGAAGCAGTCGCCCGACTCCACCGGCTCAACGCCGGAGGAGCCTATGCCGACCGCGACGGCGAAGAGACGTTCATCAAGCTGCGCCGTGCTGCTGTGGAGGACGTGGAGAACGCCCGGAAGGCGCCGCGTGGAGGGAGGGCTTCGGGGGGCTCCTGAACGACGAAACGGCCTCCGGTCAGCACTGGGCGGGCAGTGCGGGCCGAGAGCCGTGGTGCGTCAGGAGACGAGGGTCTGAAGGATGGCCAGGGCGAGGCCGCGGGTCCGGCCGATGTCGGCCAGCAGTGGTACGGCGTCGGCGGGAACGCGCGGGGAGTCCAGCAGGGCCCGTGCCTCGGCTGTGCTGACATATTGCGTCAGCAGATACTCACCGTTTCGCCGATCGGCTTGGAGCACACTGAGAACCACCTCGGCGATCACCCAGCATTCGGGCTCGCGCA
The window above is part of the Kitasatospora sp. NA04385 genome. Proteins encoded here:
- a CDS encoding CPBP family intramembrane glutamic endopeptidase codes for the protein MTTASAEPATTPQTPSRRLLAVELLIVLGLSLGASGISSLISFVGSLTESADLGSQVATLNASRAPGRPWLDLAWQLYYVARGLMPVVLVGYLLVREGSSLRALGFDLRHKLSDLGRGAVVAACIGGSGLALYLVAQAADFNLAVAPSGLPDVWWRIPVLTASAWQNAVLEEVVVVGYLLRRLNQLGWGWPAAVAASAVLRGSYHLYQGIGGLVGNMVMGVVFCLLYRRWQRVGPLVAAHALIDTTAFVGYALLAGHVSWLP
- a CDS encoding recombinase family protein: MRDVDLLLRKSQIVRGPAIRDVLSLKILDVPGKRLTTPPLGLKVTKKRKLKHSKAWPLIEGIHAEAAEGESNRKIALGLTADGYRSTRGGPFRSNTVGRSCGTRCGCSPRGWRASRRRSTTSTGGSRRASDGARTCRPWTGSAAPTIAGRRRG
- a CDS encoding DUF5999 family protein → MCQHRTECPSADSADREAAVPVARHPEQGWSLLCNGVLMFDDTGELLPDGRVIAPRRSLLIAA
- a CDS encoding glutamate--cysteine ligase, encoding MGEKVVATRAELADRQLYRRKLQSCLDVLERMLGEERFDRPKAMMGLEIELNLADEQGLPVLGNDRVLDAISSADFQTELGRFNIEVNVAPRRLGGHVFEDLREELDTALRYADRRAAEAGARIVMVGILPTLDLEHAGLDAMSRNDRYSLLSDQILAARGEDIALDIDGVERLAVDSVSMVAEAAATSLQLHLQVTPARFASVWNAAQAICGVQLALGANSPFLFGRELWRETRPVLFQQACDTRSAELKAQGVRPITWFGERWVDSALDLFAENLRYFPALLPICDDEDPVKVLSSGGVPRLGEMRLHNGTIYRWNRPVYDVADGVAHLRVENRCLPAGPTVVDTLANAAFYYGLVRALAEQPRPIWSRLPFELAEQNFRSGARHGIDAVQWWPRTGRGARGQVELPATDLVLNELLPLAQQGLDEWGIEARDRDRYLGIIEQRCLRRTNGAAWQAATVHRLREHHGLGPNEAIAAMTRRYVECMRTGEPVHTWPVD
- a CDS encoding GNAT family N-acetyltransferase, producing the protein MSDDATVPELVRAWTSGWVVSRGAADPVPAPWGWSIDVGQTRQVWRHVLPEPAEEQVRSLAGSTTAPWTWLKVFAEDEEVLPWIGRGWHQDTPGYLMTLALRPERAAAPAGYRITTWSRGGAIRALVRTADGAFAARGQIGLAPATPLGGRVDAPLLAVADQIETAPEHRRRGLGTVLMRTLQNEAHAAGARTAVLVGTTEGRALYTGLGWTLRSPMVSLWYDPAAPAARPSGGS